The Maridesulfovibrio salexigens DSM 2638 region TAACGGATTTCAAATCCCTTGTGCTCGGTATCGTAATCCATCCATTCACACTTCAAGTCTGCAACCTGTGAAAGTGGAGGACCTACCAGCAGTCGGGTTCTCATCTCAGCGACCTTCGCTTCGTCACCTTGAAGCAGTACTTCAATCTTACCGTCATTCAGATTACGTACCCAGCCGTTGAGGTTCAGCGCCACAGCCTGGTCATTTACCCAGGCTCTGAAGAATACTCCTTGCACCTTGC contains the following coding sequences:
- a CDS encoding acylphosphatase translates to MTRSYHCVVTGKVQGVFFRAWVNDQAVALNLNGWVRNLNDGKIEVLLQGDEAKVAEMRTRLLVGPPLSQVADLKCEWMDYDTEHKGFEIR